The DNA sequence CCCACATCCCGGTACACCTGGGTAGCCTGGGCGTTTGTGCACGGCTTTGTCTGGCCAGCCTTCCTCTGGCACCCGGCGACGTGCTGATTACCAATCACCCCAAGTTCGGGGGTTCTCACCTGCCCGACGTAACGCTCTTACAAGGCGTGTTCACCGACGATAACGACCTGATCGGCTACGTCATCAACCGGGCGCACCACGCCGAAATTGGCGGCAAGGTGCCTGGCTCCATGCCGCCCGACGCCACCTCTCTCGTCGAGGAAGGCGTTGTACTGGAACCACAATACGTAGTGAAAGGGGGGAAATTTCTGTGGGACACCCACGGGGACGGTGCAGCCGGCGGCCTGTCGGCCCGCTTTACGGAGGCTCCCTACCCCACCCGCGCGCTGGCTGAGAACCGCGCCGATATTGAAGCGGCCCTGGCTTCGTTACGGGCGGGCGAATCGGCTTTGCGGGCACTCGTTCAACACAATGGACTGTCCACCGTCCACCATTACATGACCCGCCTGCAGCAAGCCGCTACCGACGCTATCTCGGCCGTACTGGCCCCGCTCAACGGGCAAACCTTTGCGGCCGACGAAGACCTCGACGACGGGCATACCATCCGGGTTAACATGTCAATCGCCAATGGCCAGATCACATTCGATTTTACCGGCACGTCGGATGTTCACCCCAACAACCTGAACGCAAATGTGTCCATTCTCCACAGTGCGGTGCTGTACGTACTACGCCTGTGGTGCGCCAGCGATATACCCCTCAACGAAGGACTCATGGTACCCGTCTCGTTCATTCTCCCCGAGTCGTCGTTTTTGAATCCTGTCTTCCCCGACGAACCGGAACACTGTCCGGCCGTTGTAGGAGGCAACACCGAAGTTAGCCAGCGACTTGTCGACACGTTACTGAAAGCGTTGCAACTGGCTGCCTGTAGCCAGGGAACGATGAACAATTTCCTCTTCGGTAATGGGCAGTTCGGGTATTACGAAACCATTGGCGGGGGCGCGGGGGCTACCGCCGGAGCCAGTGGCCGATCGGCTGTGCATCAGCACATGACCAATACCAAACTCACGGACCCCGAAGAACTGGAACGACGGTATCCTGTTCGGCTGCATCGGTTTGCCATTCGGCCGGATTCGGGAGGTACGGGCCAGTGGCAGGGCGGCAACGGTATTATCCGGGACATCGAGTTTCTGGCACCCGTCCAGGCGACGCTCCTGAGCCAGCACCGGCGGGTAGCCCCCTATGGTCTTGTCGGCGGGGAGCCGGGCGTAGTGGGTCGGCAAACCCTGATCGCTACGGATGGAACCGAAGAAGACATGCCCGGCCTGTTTACGCGCGCGATGACCGCTGGCGAACGAATCTGCATCGAGACGCCCGGGGGCGGAGGTTACGGTGAACCGCCTGCACTCTGACCGGCCCCTCCCGACTACCACTGCCAACAACGAATATGCGTATCCAATGCAACAAATGCAGCTAAACAACTTGTTGTATAATTCAGAGAAAAAAGTGTAGTATTGTTACCCAAATAAGTTTCTGCATGATCCAGACAAAGCTGATTCCCCGCACAGCCGAAGCCCACGAGCCGCAATTGCTCATCAAAAATATGCTGGCTCAATCGCTCAAGTACGAGCCACAACGTGAGATTGTCTACCGCGATCTGTTCCGGATGAATTACGTCGAGTTCAACCAGCGGGTGCGGCAACTGGCCAATGTCCTGACGGGGCTTGGTGTGCAGCCGGGCGATACAGTTGCGATGTTTGACTGGGACAGTCACCGCTATTTGGAATGCTTTTTTGCCGTAACGAGTATGGGAGCTATCCTGCATACGGTCAATATCCGGCTCTCGCCCGCCCAGATCCTGTATACGGTAAACCACGCGCAGGATAAGGTGATCCTGATTCATGACGACTTTTTACCCATCCTGACGGCAATTAAAGATCAGATCACGACTGTCGACAAGTATGTACTCATTTCGGATAAGGTTTATGTCGACCTGAACGCCGTTGGCGAGGTACCCGCTGGCTTTTCGGGTGAGTACGAAGCCTTGCTCAAGGGCACGTCGGCGGAGTTCGACTTTCCTGATTTCGACGAAAACACCTGGGCGACGACCTTTTATACGACCGGCACAACGGGCAATCCGAAAGGGGTTTATTTCTCGCACCGGCAGCTGTTCATGCACACGATGGGGCTGGCTTCCTACGTCTGCGGGTATCAGGCAGTTCCTTTCTCGGCGAAATCCGACGTGTATATGCCCATCACGCCCATGTTCCACGTTCACGCCTGGGGGTTTCCTTTTCTGGCAACCATGCTATCCGCCAAACAGGTATATGCCGGTCGCTACGATCCGGAGGTGGTTTTGAAACTACTGTTGCAGGAAGGCGTCACCTTCTCCCACTGCGTGCCAACGATCCTGAACATGCTCGTTAACAGCCCGGCTGCGCAGAAATTCAAGGCCCAGCTAAGCAACTGGAAAGTAATCATCGGCGGCTCAGCGCTGACAAAGGGCCTGGCGAAAGGCGCACTCGACCTGGGTATTCAGGTCTTCCAGGGATACGGCATGTCCGAAACGGCCCCTATTATGTCGCTCACCTACCTGAACGACCTGGAACGAGGATTACCCGCTGATGAACAGATTGAATTCCGAACCCGCGCGGGCCGGATTGCGCCGTTCCTGGAGATGCGGCTTATGAATGACGACGGTACGTTTGCGCCCCACGATGGTCATGCACTGGGCGAGATCGTAGCCCGTGGCCCGTGGTTGACGCAGGGATACTATCAGGACGCCGAACGAGGTGCGGATCTCTGGAAGGGCGGCTGGCTGCACACCGGCGACGTAGCCAGCATTACCCCCGATAACTGGGTACTGATCTCCGACCGAACTAAAGACGTGATCAAAACCGGGGGCGAGTGGGTATCGTCGCTGGATATGGAAGATGCCTTATCGCAACTCGAAGGCGTTGCTGAATCGGCGGTGGTCGGCTTGCCGGATGAGCGCTGGGGCGAGCGACCACATGCCCTGATTGTTCAAAAACCGGGTTACGCACTTACCAGTGCCGGGATAAAAGCCAGCCTTCAAGCGCGGGTAGACGGCGGTGATCTGCATAAATGGTACGTGCCCGACCGGATTTTATTCGTGTCGGAAATCCCCAAAACAAGCGTTGGAAAAATTGACAAGAAACGAATTCGCTCCGAAATGAACGAGCAGATCATGAGTGCCGTCGACGCATAGGTAAACCAGAACGTAGTAAAGAAGGAAGGTATAGGTAGCAGGGCGTAAATTTTCGCTGTGTTATCTGTGCCTTTCTTTGTTTCCGACAGTTATGCTACCATGACCCGCATTGGCCTTCTCTCCGATACCCACTCCTATCTGGACCCCCAGATCTTCACCCATTTCGATTCCTGCGACGAACTATGGCACGCGGGTGATGTCGGCAATCTCGCCGTGATGGAGCAGCTGAAAGCGTTTCGTCCCCTCCGGATCGTGTGCGGCAACATCGACCGGGAAGCCAGCGACTTGCCACTCAATGCCCGTTTTGTTCTGGAAGGGGTCGACGTGTGGATGACCCACATTGGCGGTACTCCTCCGCGGTACAACCCCGTCGTCCGACCCGAACTGAAAAGTAACCCGCCTATGCTATTTGTTTGCGGTCATTCGCACATTCTGAAAGTTACGCGGGACCCAACCATGCAAAATCTGCTTTTCGTGAATCCCGGTGCGGCTGGGAAAACCGGTTTTCACGTTATGCGCACGGCGGTTCGCTTCTCGCTCGATGCTGGCCGGATTCTGGACATGCAGGCGATCGAACTGGGCAAGAAATAATCGGCACTTTTTCCGGTCAGTCAAAGCCAACAAAAAAGGGCTTCCCACGTGGGAAGCCCTTTTTTGTTAATTATATGTGTTGTCTATAAAGGCAACGATGGTTCGGTTTCAGCGGGCTTCGACTCTTTGCCGATTTCCTCTTTGACCTCTTCGCTGTTTTTATAAGCCTGGTAAACAGTTTCCCGTTCGAACGGACGTTTACCAATCAGCCGGACCAGATCGTTCTGGTACAGAATCTCTTTTTCCAGCAACTCTTTTGCCAGAATTTCCAGCGCATCGCGGTGATCAATCAGCATTCCCCGGGTCCGAACGTACGCTTCGTCGACGATCTTACGTACTTCCTGGTCGATATGCTTAGCCGTTTCTTCCGAGTACGGCTTGTTGAAGTTATAGTCAGACTGCTTCGAATCGTAGAACGATACGTTGCCAATGACATCGTTCATCCCGTACATGGTCACCATACTGTAAGCCAGCTTGGTGATTCGCTCCAGATCACTCAGAGCACCGGTCGACACTTTACCAAAGATGATATCCTCAGCTGCGCGACCACCCAACGCCATGCACATTTCGTCCATAAGTTGCTCCGTCCGGTATAGATACTGCTCGCGGGGCAGGTACTGCGCGTAGCCCAAAGCAGCGACTCCACGCGGCACGATCGATACTTTCACGAGCGGATCGGCAAACTCCAGGAACCAGCCCGCAACAGCGTGACCCGCTTCGTGGTAGGCAACGATCTCTTTCTCTTCCGGCGAGATCAGTTTGTTCTTCTTTTCAAGGCCACCAATCACACGGTCCATGGCGTCCTGGAAGTCCTTCATATCAACTGACTCTTTGTCGCTCCGGGCGGCAATCAGCGCGGCTTCGTTACAAACGTTGGCAATCTCAGCACCGGCAAAGCCAGGGGTCTGAGCGGCCAGCTGCTTGGGATCAACGTCGGTCGACAGTTTGATCGGCTTCAGGTGTACTTTGAAGATAGCTTCCCGACCTACTACGTCTGGTTTGTCAATACTAATCTGGCGGTCGAAACGGCCGGGGCGCTGCAGGGCAGGATCCAGCACGTCGGGACGGTTGGTAGCGGCCAGGATAATGATACCGGAATCGGTAGCAAAACCATCCATCTCTACCAGCAGGGAGTTCAGCGTGTTTTCGCGTTCATCATTGGCACCGGGCATGGAACCCCGACCCCGCGAGCGACCCACAGCGTCAATCTCATCAATGAAGATGATACAAGGTGCTTTTTCCTTTGCCTGCTTGAAGAGGTCACGGACACGGGCCGCGCCTACCCCCACAAACATTTCCACAAAGTCGGAACCCGACAGCGAGAAGAACGGAACGCCCGCTTCACCAGCAACAGCTTTCGCCAGCAGCGTTTTACCGGTACCCGGAGGGCCGATCAGGAGCGCACCTTTAGGAATTTTGGCACCCAGCTTGGTGAATTTGGTTGGGTTTTTCAGGTAATCAACGATTTCCTTGATTTCTTCTTTGGCTTCGTCAAGGCCAGCCACATCATTGAACGTGATCTTCACCTTGCTATCCGCATCGAACAGTGCGGCTTTCGACTTACCAATGTTGAAAATCTGGCCACCCGGACCCCCTGCGCCCGACATCCGGCCCAGCAGGAAGTACATAGCCAGCAACATCACGATGAGGAAACCCCAGGTACTGATGATGTTGCCAAAATCACTGCGCTGTTCAAACCGGTAATCGATCTTTTCATTATCGGGTATCCCCTGCTGAATCGTATCGAGGTCCTTTTTGAAGGAGTCGCTGGAGGCAATGTTAAACTGAAAATGAGGGCCGTGGCTGGTGCCGAAATAAGGTTTATCGGCGAACAGGTTACGGTACTTGGGGCTTTGGGCGGCTTGCTGGGTAAGCGTGATCTCGGCGACGCGGTCATTAACAACGACCACTTCCGAGACCTCCCGGTCCTTCATCATCCGCTCAAAACGCTTCTGCGTGATCTCGCGGGTAGCGGAGCTTTTGTTGAAAAACGTAATGCCAAGAATAGCGGCAATCAGCAAAGCGACTATCCATCCCTGAAAATTGGGCTTACGTGGCCCCCCCCGGGGTACTAACGGATTTCTATTGTTGTTCTCTGACATTTCCTCAGGTTGTACAAACGGATATGTTGGGTAACACCGTTTTATAAACGAATGTTTCTACAGCGAAACGGTTCGGATAAGCGGTCATCCAGCCCGATAAACGGACTAAATAGCCCCAGTTGATTTTATTGATTTACCGGAACCAGGGTTCCCTCCTCAATATAATGGATTTCAGCATCGCCCCAGAGCTGCTCCAGATCGTAGAATGACCGGCGTTCCTTCTTAAACACGTGGGCAACAACATCTACGTAATCGAGCAAAATCCATTCCCGGTTCATTTTACCTTCCCGGTGCCAGGGGTCCTGCTTGCTGGCTTTGTAGACCTCCTCCTCAATTGAGGTTGAAATGGCGTCGATCTGCGTGTCGGAATTACCCGAACATAAAACGAAATAGTCGCAGATGGCGTTTTTAACCCGACGAAGGTCCATAACAACGATGTCCTGTGCTTTTTTTTCCTGCATTCCCCGGACAACGAAATCACGAATCTGTTCGGCGGTGAACTCACTATTTTTATTGATTCTCATGCGTTTCTTTTAACGTGGCACGATTCGTTAACCAGCGGGTACCTTGCCTGGCCGACCAACGGGGTCGACGGCACCATGCATTAACAACCTACTACTAAACTATACAATATTTTGTACAAAATCTATCCCAAAACTCTTTTTGCGGGTCAAATAATAAAATACCTGCCAAGCTGTCAGTCAACTAACGACGAAGCGTCCGATATGATTGCCCGGGAGGACCCGGTTGAGGGCACAATTGTCGTAACTGACAACCAGACCGCCGGGCGCGGGCAGCGGGGGAATGTCTGGCTGGCGCAGGCGGGTCAGAATTTGACTTTTTCGTTGATTCTGAAGCCCGTATTTCTGAGCGCTACTGACCAGTTCTGGCTAAATATTGCCATTTCACTCGCCATTGCCGATACACTGCAACCGTTGCTGGGCGACGAACTGCGGGTAAAATGGCCCAACGATATTTATGTGGGCGATCAGAAGTTAGGGGGTATCCTGATTGAGAATACGCTTCACGGCTACACAATTGCGTGGTCGGTGGTGGGCATGGGCATTAACGTCAACCAGATCGACTTCAGCTATCCAACGGCAACATCGCTTCAGCAGCAGGCTCCCCTGCCCAACGGCTACGATCTGCCGGGACTGCTCAGTTCTTACTGTGAATACATCGAACAGCGCTATCTGCAACTCCGGTCGGGGCAGCGCGACGTTATGAAAGCCGACTATTTGCGATTGCTTTACCGGTTTCAGGAAGCGCACCGGTTCGAGAGTGCCGGGCGCGTATTTACTGGAATTATTGAAGGTATTGATCCCGCCGGGCGTCTTGCCATTGCCGAAGGCGGGCAAATCCGGCATTTTGGCTTCAAAGAAGTAGCCTTTCTGTAGAGCAATAACTTCCCTCCGACAAAAGAGCTTTTCTGCCGGAGGGAAGCAACCACTTTACTTGATAGCCTCGCCCACGGGATCGCCAATGCACCCGCTTGGTTCGAGAATGCCCAGCAATGCCGTAACGGTTGGGGCTATATCATAAATATGCGTCCGCCGGAAAGTCTGGCCGGGCTTCACCCCCCAGCCGTAGATGAGAAACGGGACGTGGGTATCATAGGCATAACTGGTGCCGTGGGTAGTGCCTTTGGCACGGCCCTCGAACCAGCCAGCCTGTTGCAGCACATAGATATCGCCACTACGGTTAGGGAAATACACATTCCGGAACAGATCGGCCTGGGCTTCGGGCAGGGCATCGGCATTCAGATTGTGCAGGTTCAGTACATTAACCACGCCCCGCTGTTTCAGCAACGCCCGTTTCACCACCTCGTAAGCATCTACCATAGGAATTTTCTTCTCGGCCAGCAGATCGTGGTTGAGGTATACCTCCTGATTGAAATAAGCCAGCACCCACTGCCCCGGCCCGTAGGCTTTTTCGAGCGACGCCTTCACCGCATCGTTTACCTCGCCGTAGCTCTTAACAGCCGCCGGGATGCGGTACTGCTGCGAAAAGCCCGGCGCATCGGCCGCGCCGTGGTCGGCCGACATAAACGCCAGCCATTGCCCCTTGCCAACTGTTGCGTCGAGCTGCGCAAACAGATCAGCTAGTTGCCGGTCAAGCCGGATGTAGTTGTCTTCGGTTTCGATAGCGTGCGTACCAAAAGTGTGGCCAATGTAATCGGGCGACGAGAAGCTCACGCACAGCATATCCGTTACGCTGTTCTGGCCCAGCTTTTCTCCTTTCAGCGCGGCCAGGGCAAACTCCTTGGTGATCTGGTCGCCGTAGGGGCTGGTCCGCAACACTTCGTATTTGGGACCGCCCGCCTGCACCACAAACTCGTGCGGGAAAACGGGCTTCGTTTCACCAATCAGCGTTCCCTCATACGCTTCGTTGTCACTGGTGCTCTCGGTGTACTGATTCAGCGGTAAGGTAGGCTCCCACTTCTGGTTAATAAACTGCTCGGGCAGCTTACGGGCGTTGAATGCCTGGACCCAGGCCGGCAACTCTTTCCCGTAAAATGTACTGCTGATAAAATTGCCGTCTTTCGAGTCGAACCAGTACGCCCCATTGGCAGCATGACCGGCGGGCAGAATTGCCCCCCTGTCCTTGAGCGCCACACCAACAACTTTAGCGCGCCCGTCGGTGGCGAGTTTCAGCTGATCGCCGATGGTTGTAACGAGCATATTGCGGGGTGACATTTTGCCAGCCGTTCCCGTATTTCCCAGCGTCGTTACGGTGGTGTCTTCGGCACAGTAGACCATACGGCCCAGGTTGCGGTCGTAGAAATCGTTGCCAACGATACCGTTCAGCGCCGGTGCAGAGCCGGTATAGATGGCGGCATGGCCGGGGCCGGTGTAGGTGGCAGCGTAGTGATAATGGTTATTACGGGCGTTAAAGCCGCCATCCATTAACCGGCGGAATCCGTCGGTCGTGAATTTATCGTAGTACCGGTAGAGGTAGTCGTAGCGCATCTGGTCTACCACGATGCCGACTACCAGTTTGGGCCGGTTGAGTGGCGTAGCAGGCTTTGGCACACGTGCCGGTTTAGGTTGGGCAACCGCTAGGAGTGTCGTCAGCAGGAAAAGAAAAGCAGAGTTAATCAGGCGCATAGAGCCGCTTTATTGATAAGTAAGTACGAACATAGGTAAGACAGGGGCAAAGGTATAAACAATTCGGCAAGCCGATACAGGCACTCTGTGAAGGCTTTGTAAAGCATGCCGTTACCTTTTCCCGGCTTTCCGATCCGTACGACGACTTTTTTTTAACATTGCCGTGTTGATTGAGTTGTCACCAGTGTCATTCCGCTGGTCGTTTGCGTTGTGATGTCCAACTACCGGTTATGATTCATCTCAATACCCCGGCTTCGTTTCTGCTGACGGCGCTGATTATATTTTCGGCCATTTTTGGTCGCTACGTTCTGTTCTCCTGGAGCTTCTGGTGGTTATTTAAGGTTTCCATGAAAGACCAGTTTGCGCACCGGGCCGTACAGATGCGCCCCCGCAAACCCGGCCAGGACCGGCGGGAAATCGGCTGGTCACTGCTGACATCGCTGATTTTCACGGCTATAGCCATCGCCATTCTACTGGCACATCAGGCCGGTTATACCCTGATTTATACTGATGTCAGCGAATACCCCCTACTGTGGTATCCGGCCAGTATTGCCATTGTGCTGTTCATTCACGAAACGTATTACTATTGGCTTCACCGCTGGATGCACAAACCGGGCGTTTATAAACTCGTCCACCAAACTCACCACGACAGCATTACCACCTCGCCCTGGACATCGTTCTCGTTCCATCCTATCGAGAGTACCCTGCAGGCTATCGTCATCCCGGTGCTGACGTTTGTGATACCGCTTCATATCTCGGCCGTCGGCCTGATTTTGCTCATCATGACTGTATCGAGCGCAATTAATCACCTCAACACCGAGGTATACCCGCGCGATTTTAACCGCCACTGGCTGGGCCGCTGGCTCATTGGCGCTACGCACCATAGCCTGCACCATACGCAGTTCCGGTTCAACTACGGTCTGTACTTTACGTTCTGGGATAAATGGATGAATACCGAAAGCCCCGACTTTCACCGGCTGTTCGGGGAGAAAACGCGTAAACCAACCGACGTACCCGCCGATACGCTGCCGAAGGAACTATCTCACCACTGATTATTTACTCCGGTCAATTGTGTATTGCACGAGCTGATGCAGTGACTGGCGGTAGGGTGAGTCGGGGAAAGAGTTGAGCAGGTCGCGGGCCTGCGCTACGTAGCCGTTCATGACGTTGGTAGCGTAGTCGATACCCCCTGAGTTTTTGACGAATGCAATGACCTCGGCTACTTTTTTAGGGTTTTCGCTCTCGTTCTTGACGATATTAATGATCCGGCGTTTTTCCAGAAATCCCGCCTTGTTAAGCGCGTAAATCAACGGCAAGGTCATTTTCTTTTCTTTGATGTCGATACCCAGCGGCTTCCCAA is a window from the Spirosoma rigui genome containing:
- a CDS encoding fatty acid--CoA ligase, with product MIQTKLIPRTAEAHEPQLLIKNMLAQSLKYEPQREIVYRDLFRMNYVEFNQRVRQLANVLTGLGVQPGDTVAMFDWDSHRYLECFFAVTSMGAILHTVNIRLSPAQILYTVNHAQDKVILIHDDFLPILTAIKDQITTVDKYVLISDKVYVDLNAVGEVPAGFSGEYEALLKGTSAEFDFPDFDENTWATTFYTTGTTGNPKGVYFSHRQLFMHTMGLASYVCGYQAVPFSAKSDVYMPITPMFHVHAWGFPFLATMLSAKQVYAGRYDPEVVLKLLLQEGVTFSHCVPTILNMLVNSPAAQKFKAQLSNWKVIIGGSALTKGLAKGALDLGIQVFQGYGMSETAPIMSLTYLNDLERGLPADEQIEFRTRAGRIAPFLEMRLMNDDGTFAPHDGHALGEIVARGPWLTQGYYQDAERGADLWKGGWLHTGDVASITPDNWVLISDRTKDVIKTGGEWVSSLDMEDALSQLEGVAESAVVGLPDERWGERPHALIVQKPGYALTSAGIKASLQARVDGGDLHKWYVPDRILFVSEIPKTSVGKIDKKRIRSEMNEQIMSAVDA
- a CDS encoding metallophosphoesterase family protein, whose protein sequence is MTRIGLLSDTHSYLDPQIFTHFDSCDELWHAGDVGNLAVMEQLKAFRPLRIVCGNIDREASDLPLNARFVLEGVDVWMTHIGGTPPRYNPVVRPELKSNPPMLFVCGHSHILKVTRDPTMQNLLFVNPGAAGKTGFHVMRTAVRFSLDAGRILDMQAIELGKK
- the ftsH gene encoding ATP-dependent zinc metalloprotease FtsH, whose amino-acid sequence is MSENNNRNPLVPRGGPRKPNFQGWIVALLIAAILGITFFNKSSATREITQKRFERMMKDREVSEVVVVNDRVAEITLTQQAAQSPKYRNLFADKPYFGTSHGPHFQFNIASSDSFKKDLDTIQQGIPDNEKIDYRFEQRSDFGNIISTWGFLIVMLLAMYFLLGRMSGAGGPGGQIFNIGKSKAALFDADSKVKITFNDVAGLDEAKEEIKEIVDYLKNPTKFTKLGAKIPKGALLIGPPGTGKTLLAKAVAGEAGVPFFSLSGSDFVEMFVGVGAARVRDLFKQAKEKAPCIIFIDEIDAVGRSRGRGSMPGANDERENTLNSLLVEMDGFATDSGIIILAATNRPDVLDPALQRPGRFDRQISIDKPDVVGREAIFKVHLKPIKLSTDVDPKQLAAQTPGFAGAEIANVCNEAALIAARSDKESVDMKDFQDAMDRVIGGLEKKNKLISPEEKEIVAYHEAGHAVAGWFLEFADPLVKVSIVPRGVAALGYAQYLPREQYLYRTEQLMDEMCMALGGRAAEDIIFGKVSTGALSDLERITKLAYSMVTMYGMNDVIGNVSFYDSKQSDYNFNKPYSEETAKHIDQEVRKIVDEAYVRTRGMLIDHRDALEILAKELLEKEILYQNDLVRLIGKRPFERETVYQAYKNSEEVKEEIGKESKPAETEPSLPL
- the rsfS gene encoding ribosome silencing factor yields the protein MRINKNSEFTAEQIRDFVVRGMQEKKAQDIVVMDLRRVKNAICDYFVLCSGNSDTQIDAISTSIEEEVYKASKQDPWHREGKMNREWILLDYVDVVAHVFKKERRSFYDLEQLWGDAEIHYIEEGTLVPVNQ
- a CDS encoding biotin--[acetyl-CoA-carboxylase] ligase, which gives rise to MYKIYPKTLFAGQIIKYLPSCQSTNDEASDMIAREDPVEGTIVVTDNQTAGRGQRGNVWLAQAGQNLTFSLILKPVFLSATDQFWLNIAISLAIADTLQPLLGDELRVKWPNDIYVGDQKLGGILIENTLHGYTIAWSVVGMGINVNQIDFSYPTATSLQQQAPLPNGYDLPGLLSSYCEYIEQRYLQLRSGQRDVMKADYLRLLYRFQEAHRFESAGRVFTGIIEGIDPAGRLAIAEGGQIRHFGFKEVAFL
- the pafA gene encoding alkaline phosphatase PafA codes for the protein MRLINSAFLFLLTTLLAVAQPKPARVPKPATPLNRPKLVVGIVVDQMRYDYLYRYYDKFTTDGFRRLMDGGFNARNNHYHYAATYTGPGHAAIYTGSAPALNGIVGNDFYDRNLGRMVYCAEDTTVTTLGNTGTAGKMSPRNMLVTTIGDQLKLATDGRAKVVGVALKDRGAILPAGHAANGAYWFDSKDGNFISSTFYGKELPAWVQAFNARKLPEQFINQKWEPTLPLNQYTESTSDNEAYEGTLIGETKPVFPHEFVVQAGGPKYEVLRTSPYGDQITKEFALAALKGEKLGQNSVTDMLCVSFSSPDYIGHTFGTHAIETEDNYIRLDRQLADLFAQLDATVGKGQWLAFMSADHGAADAPGFSQQYRIPAAVKSYGEVNDAVKASLEKAYGPGQWVLAYFNQEVYLNHDLLAEKKIPMVDAYEVVKRALLKQRGVVNVLNLHNLNADALPEAQADLFRNVYFPNRSGDIYVLQQAGWFEGRAKGTTHGTSYAYDTHVPFLIYGWGVKPGQTFRRTHIYDIAPTVTALLGILEPSGCIGDPVGEAIK
- a CDS encoding sterol desaturase family protein, which translates into the protein MIHLNTPASFLLTALIIFSAIFGRYVLFSWSFWWLFKVSMKDQFAHRAVQMRPRKPGQDRREIGWSLLTSLIFTAIAIAILLAHQAGYTLIYTDVSEYPLLWYPASIAIVLFIHETYYYWLHRWMHKPGVYKLVHQTHHDSITTSPWTSFSFHPIESTLQAIVIPVLTFVIPLHISAVGLILLIMTVSSAINHLNTEVYPRDFNRHWLGRWLIGATHHSLHHTQFRFNYGLYFTFWDKWMNTESPDFHRLFGEKTRKPTDVPADTLPKELSHH